TGAAAGCAGCCAAGGAACTATACGGAGCAGGCGAAAAATGGAAGTCGTACAAAATGGTCGATGCTCTGACCGTGCAATACGTCGGCCTCGATTTGCCAGAAGGAGTCGCCAAAGCCAAGACCGCGCTGGCCGCCGATGAAGAAGTGAAGAAGCAATTGCAAGCGCACAAAGAACTCGACCTGCTGAAGAAGCGGGCGGCCAAGGCCTCGCCAGCTGCCATGCGAGGGCTAATCTTCAAGTTAAAGGAACTCGTCGAGAAGCATGCCGGAACCGAAGCTGCCACCGAAGCCCAGCAGTTGCTCGGTAGCACTCCATCCAACTAACCGGTAGCAATCATTCTCCGTCCTTGTCGCCCCTCGTGGAGAGTTAGGGTTTCGGCTTCTTCTCGATGGCGGGGACATCGCCGATTTTGGCAAACGCGACGAACTGCTCGTTGATTCGGTCAGCTGTGGGGGTGCCGCCGTGGACCCAATAGCCATAGCGGAGCTTGAGCGAGTCGCCAACGGCGATGGTGCGGGGGGCTTCGTAGCTAAGGCAGGCCCCCATCCAGCCGTCGTCGCGAACGTGAAAGTGAGAAGGATGGCTGGGGTTCATGGGATGGTCGAAAAGGGTGACGCCGCCTGATTCGGTCTTGGTGAGAGGCCCGCTATAGTCGACCCAGCGAGCCTGTTTCCAAAAGACGCCGGCTTCGTTCACTCCCCCTTCGCTATTGAGAATGCGGCCGCCGCCATCGTGCACGCCGATCGTCTTGGCCAGGCGAATGCCAGTAATGCCGAAGGGAGTTTTGCCGAAGGTGACTCCCTCTTTGGCATCGGCACCGGGGGTGAGATTGAGGTCGATGACGAGAAGCCATTCACCGGGAGTAGCCGAGGGGATGAAACGCATGGCGCGCGTTTCTTCGAGCAGCTTTTTGCCCGCTTCGTCGACCCAAGTATTTTCGACTTCGATGAGGGCTTCGGAATCGGCGTCTTCATAGCGACTGACGCGTTTGTGAACGATGCGGCCCTTGGTCTGATCGTTCCAGAAGCCGACGCCGTTTACATCGTGGTGGCTGATCCAGAGGCTGTTGTGGTGGCTATGCCCGTTGGGATCGCGCGGGTGACCCATGCGGGTGTGCGACTTGCCGCTGGGGCCGATGAGAGGATAGACGAACGTGCGGCGATTGCCCGGGCCGAAGTAGTAGCGACTGATTTCGCGGCCATCGTGCTCGACCGCAGCTTGGCTATCGGGGAGCGGGAAGACCTGTACTGCCGGGACGGGCTTGGGAGCCGGAATGACTTTCTCGGCGGCTTTGGTTTCGGCAGTGACTTGGCCGAGTAAACTTGTGAGCAGGAAAACTTGAGTCAGCATGATGGGCACCAGTCGGCAGGATGAAAGGGCTCGATCAAGGAACGCTTCGGGCGCAAAACTCAAAAAACCAAAGGACAAAACAAACAAAGCCGGCTTCAGAACGTTTAGCGTTAATCGGCATCGAGAAAACTGAAATCGATCTTGACGATTTCGAGTTCGTACGAGCCCTTGGGGGCGGGAATCTCGGCAGTCTCGCCAATCTTCTTGCCGAGCAAACCTTGGCCAAGCGGACTGGTGACGAGAATCTTGCCGGTGTCGTAGTCTTCTTCGCCAGAGCCGACGAGGGTGTAGACCTCTTCTTCATCCATGTCGACATCACGAACGGTGATGGTGGCACCAAAGCAGACCTGGTCGCGCGGCAAGGTGTTCGGGTCGATGATCTGCGCCCGGGAGAGTTCCCCCTTGATCTGGTTGATCTTGGCTTGCAAGAGACCCTGCGCCTCTCGCTGGGCGTGGTACTCGGCATTTTCTTTAAGATCGCCTTCGGCCCGGGCAGCAGCGATCTTTTCGGCGATCAGCGGCATTTCAACATTGTCGAGCCGATCCAATTCAGCCTTCTTCTTGTTGAAGCCTTTTTTGGTCATCGGGACGTATTCGACCATGGGAGCAGTCTCGGTATCAGCAAGCGACAAGGGACAAAAAAATCGCGACCTTCAGTGAAGGCCGCGTGGCAGTAAACGATTTGGCTGAAAGGTATTGTGTGCCGCGCAGCAGCGTCTGTAAAGGCGAAAGAGGGGCCGTGCAGGCTGGTGAGGCGATTCGCGACCAGTGAGGCCGAGGACTAAGTCTCGCGCGGTTCGAGCTTCAGATCCAAATGACAGCAGCCGAAATCGATCTTGGCAACATCGGTCGTGGGGAGTTCGGCGGGGATCACTTCGGGGTGAATGGAGTACTGGATAAATCGCCCCTGCCGCGTGGGCAGGACGATCTTACCGCGCCGAAGTATCGACAAGTGGTGAGAAACCTTGACAATATCCTCCGAGAGTCGCTCCGCGATTTCACCGACGGTACAGGGCCCGCCAAACAGCACTTGCAAGATGCGCAATCGTTCAGGATCGGCTAACGCTTTTAATCGTTCGGCGCAAGCTTGAAATTCAGCTTGATCTTTCATGCTCAATCTCTGGCAAATTAGCCGACAAAAGCAGTTAATGGTTGCTCCTAAATTGCACGGTCTTTAGAATGTAAGACCGATTCGCGAAGCAAGTTTTACAAGTCTAACCCACCGTGATGTTTCCCTCTAGAGCGCGATATATAGCTCGGACCCTGCTAGTCGGCTGGGACGTTTCGATCATTGCGCACGTAGCAGTGGCGGCAGCAATTGGTGGAACGATGCTAGCATTTCCCTCGGTGCTAGAGTTTCAAGTTCGCCGCGGCGAAGCGATCTTGATTCACGCCCAGATGTCAGCGGTCGCGGCGACCCAGCCCGACCATACCCAGGAAGTGGAAGTGTCGGTCGAAGCGGTGTCGCTCGAACCGCCGCCGCAGGTAGCGGTCGAAAATGCCCCCATTCGCGATACGCTGGAACCGACCCCGGCGGTGCTGCCGGTGGTCAGGTCGGGCGATTACGAACCGACGAATGTAATGCCTACGGATAAGCCGCCAGCAACTTCGGTGTCGATCGATGCACCGGCGAAAGTGCCACCCAGAGAGAAGGCGAAAGAATCACCGCAGCAGAAAGTGGAAACAGCCGCCAAGCCACTCGACCGGCAAATTGCTGATCAGCTGCGGACTTCGCCCGGCAAAGTGAACGTCGCTGCCATTCGCCCTTCGGTCGCGGGCGCCAAGGTAGACGAGCTGCCTCGCAAATTGCCAGACAACCGCGAGCCACTGTACCCGCGCGATGCCCTGCTGGCGGGAGTGGAAGGGAAAGTAATGCTACGCGTGCAGATATCGGCTGCCGGTCGAGTACTGCGAGCGAGCGTCGAAAGGTCCAGCGGTATGACGAGCTTTGACGAATCGGCACTTGATGCCGTCCGTGATTGGCGGTTCACACCGGCCAAGCGGCAAGGCTTCGCCGTAGCACACGAGGTGTTCATCCCGATCCGGTTTATGATTCGGCGGGGATAGCTAATCCCATTACGCGACTTGCAGTTTAGACGGCGAAGAGTTGCCTGCTTGCGAGTGCCTACCTCGCGCCAGCTTTCTGAAACTGCCGTCGTGGGGGCGGACGATCTGCAGATGGCTTGGGAGGATTCTTCAGCAGCCGAAGGTGACCGGGACCAAGTAAGTCGTGCAAGCGAGCTTCCAGTTCTTTAGTGATGTTTAGCCGAGCCTTGGCCACTTTCAATTCAACGATGGTGCGGTCTTCGGTGACGATCTGCATTTTCAATTGACCGGGTTTCTCACCTGTCGCTGGATAGCCACGAACGATCTCGTACGCCTTTTTGATCGTCTCGGGACCGTGCTGCCGTTCGTCGAAACGAATCTCGATCCCGGAAGTGCTCCGCTCGTCGATATCGGCGAGCGTGCTTAGTTCGTTGACGATCAGGTTCGCTTCTTCGCCGCCGCGGCGATCGATACTGCCGCGAACCATCAGGATCGCGTCGGCTTGCACTAGATGACCGTAGTCGACAAAGCCATCGGGCCACAGGATGCAACGGATGTTGTTCGACTCGTCATCTTCGAGGTCGAACATTACATAGCGCGAAGGCTTACCGGGCTGCGGGTTCTTCGTGCTGCTGAACTTCAGGGCACCGAGCATGCCGCCCAAGATCACTTCCTGCCGTTCGGGCACGCTCTTCGCCCCGGTAACGGAATGTGAACGATACATGGCCAGTTTGTGCTTGTATTCGTCGAGCGGATGCGAAGATAAATAAAACCCGAGCACTTCTTTTTCGGCCTGAGCCATCTCCTTCGGCTGCTGCTCCGGCAGATCGGGCATGGTGACAACGGGCTTCGAGTCAGACTCTTCAGCGAATGCGCCGAACAGCGACTTCTGCCCGCTCTTGCGATCTGAGGCAACGCTCTGTCCCGCTTGAATCGCCCGCTCAATAATCGCATACAACTGTGAGCGCTTCACCTTAAAGCCATCGAAGGCACCAGCCTTGATCAGAGTTTCGATCACTCCCTTGCTTGAACCGGAAGAGTCGACTCGTTCGCAAAAATCGAACAAATCGCGGAATGGACCGCCTTTCTTGCGCGCGGTAACAATCGCTTCACCCGCACTACCGCCGCAACCCCGGATTGCAGAAAGCCCAAAGTGAATCTTGTCGCCAGAAACAGCGAAATCGACGTCGCTGTGATTGACGCACGGAGGCACCACCTCAATATTCATCCGCGCGCAATCTTCCAAGTGTTCGACGAGCGCGTCCTTCGTTTTAAAGTTACGCCCTTCGATATCACCACTGAGAAGTGCTGCCATGAACTCGACCGGATAGTGCGCCTTGAGATACGCCGTCATGTAGGCGATCAGCGCGTAAGCGGTCGAGTGGCTCTTATTGAAGCCGTAGCCCGCGAACTTGATGATCATGTTCCAGAAGTCTTCGGCCTCGTTTTTCGAGAGGCCCTTCTCACCGCAGCCGATGAGGAACTGGTCTTTGTTCTTGGCAATCAGCTCTTCCTTCTTTTTGCTGATCGCCTTGATGCACGTGTACGAACTGGCGAGTTCAATGCCGCCCAGTTCGCTCAGGATCCGCATCACCTGCTCTTGATACACCATCACGCCGTGCGTTTCCGAGAGGATCTTCTCGCACACGGGATGGATGTAACTGGCAGCCTGACGGCCGTTCTTCACTTCGACGTAGTCGCGGACCATGCCCCCTTCGAGCGGACCAGGACGATAGAGCGCGTTCGTGGCGATGATGTCGCGGAAGTGATCGGGTTTCATCTTCTGCAGCAGGTCGCGAATACCGCCCGATTCCAGCTGGAAAATGCCCTTCGTTTCGCCGCGTTGCAGCAGGGCGAAGGTTTTCTTATCGTCGAGCGGAAACTTGTACGGGTTAATTCGCTTGCCCGTCGTCTGCAGAATGATGTCTTCCGCTTTGCTGAGGATCGTCAAGTTGCGGAGGCCGAGAAAGTCCATCTTCAGCAGGCCAGCAGCTTCGACATCGCCCATCGACCACTGCGTGATGATGTCGTTCTTACCGCTCACCTTACCGAGCGGCACGTACTCGGTCAGCGGCTTGTCGGCGATCACGACTGCGGCCGCATGCGTGCCGATGTTCCGCGCGAGCCCTTCGATCTTGCGAGCCAAGTTCAACACTTCGCGAATTTCAGCATCGGTTTGATAGAGATGCTTCAGTTCTTCGGCCTGCTCAATCGCTTCGTCCAGCGAAATGTGCAATTGATCGGGTACGAGACTCGTGAGTTTATTCACGCGCTCGACCGGAATTCCCAGTACGCGGCCCACGTCCTTGATCGCCGCACGAGCTTGGAGCGTACCGAAGGTGCCGATTTGTGCGACGTTCGCCTCGCCGTACTTTTCCTTCACATAGTTGATGATGAGCCCGCGACGTTCCTTGCAGAAGTCGATGTCGATATCGGGCGCTTCCTTGCGATTCAGGTCGAGGAACCGCTCGAACAGCAGGTCATATTTGATCGGGCAAACGTGGCTCAAGTAGAGCGCGAAGCAGACGAGCGCGCCGACACCGCTACCTCTCGCCGTCGCGGGAATTCCCTTGTCGCGAGCTTCGCGTACGAAGTCCCAAACGATGAGAAAGTAGTTGGGAAAGCCCAGCTTGTTGATCACATCGAGTTCACGATCGAGCCGCGCGATCACCACGTCGGCCAGCACATCGTCCTTGAGCATCTCCGGATCGTCGGAGTAACGATCTTTGAGGCCGGTGATGCACAGCTCGCGCAAATATTCAGATGTCGAGCGACCTTCGGGCAAGGCATACACGGGGAAGTGCCGCTTGCCGAGTTCCAGGTCGATGCAAACCGAATTCGCAATCTCCTGGCTCCGTGCCACCGCATCTTCGAGCCCAGGAAAATGCTGGTACATCTCTTCCGGCGAACGGAGGTAGAACGAATCGTTCTCCATCTTCATCCGGTTAGTGTCGGTACGGAACCGACCGGTGTTCACGCACAGCATCACGTCTTGCGCTTCGGCATCTTCGCGATCGACGTAGTGCGCATCACTCGTGGCGACAAGCGGCAAGCCCATTCGCTTGGCAATGTCGACGGCCCCTTCCAGCTGAATGCGTTGGATGTCGACGCCGTTGTTCATGATCTCGATGAAGTAGCGATCGCCAAACAGCTTGCTGAACCAGGCAGCGGTTTCCATGGCGGCTTTGAAGGCATCGTCGCCGTCGCCACCGCGCAAGATCGCGTTGCTGAACTCGCTGGAAACACATCCGCTGAGGCAGATGATCCCTTCGCTATGTGCAGCGAGGATTTCTTTGTCGATGCGTGGCTTGTAATAAAAGCCTTCGAGCATCGCGGCCGAGGCAAGCTTGATCAGATTCTTGAAGCCGACTCGATTCTGCGCGAGCAGCGTCAGGTGATAACTGGCTTCCTTGCTGTTCGAAGCGTCCTTCTTATCGAAGCGACTGCCCGGCGCAATATAGGCTTCGTAACCGAGGATCGGGTTGATCCCCTTGGCCTTCGCCTTGTTATAAAACTCCAACGCGCCGTGCAGATTGCCGTGATCGGTCAGCGCCAGGGAGTTCATCCCATGGTCCTTCGCCCGCTGAATCAGCTTGGGAATGGGCGAGGCACCATCGAGCAAGCTGTAATGCGAGTGGCAATGCAAATGCACGAAAGAACGAGACATACGGGACTTCCTTGCGGACGGAATGCAGCGAAGACTTTGGCGCGATTAGCAGCCGACGTTCATTCTAAGAAATCGGGGCCGAGAGGCGAGAGGCGAGATATGGGAGGCAGGCGAATACAGAGGACAGAATTCGGTAAGTGTCGAGGGACGTTGCAGTTGGAGCCGAGAGAATTATTTCTTCCCCTCGTCTCCCGCCTCTCGTCTCTCTCCCCCGGCCTTCTCTCGCTCCTTGATCGCCTTGGTAAGCCACCGATCAAGCGTGTTAGCGAAAGCTTGCCGATCGTTCGCGTTGTAACCCCGCGGGCCGCGGATCACGTCGCCGCTGCCGCGCATCTGGTCGAGCATGTTCCGCACGGCAAGTCGCTCGCCGATGGAAGCCTCCGTATGAAGTTGCCCGCGCGGGTCAAGCGCTTCGCCACCTTTGGCGATGACATCGGCGGCCAGCGGAATATCGGCGGTCACCACCAGATCGCCGGGAGTCAGTAGTTCCACGATCTTGCGGTCGGCGATATTCGCGCCGTCAGTGACCAGTAGCGACGAGATGTAATCGGATCGCGGAATGCGAATCGACTGATTCGCGACCACGGTCATCTTCACTTGCCGCCGGTCTGCCGTGCGAAACAGCAGTTCCTTCACATCGACCGGGCAAGCATCGCCATCAATCCAAATTTGCATACCAGCTATTTTATCACCTCTGCTGCTGCCTTGTTGAGTGCAGTCCGCAGTGGGCAGGTGTCAGGATTGACGGGGAAGTCGGAGCGATATTGGTTGAGTAGCTTGCGTGACTGCTCAGCCAGTTCGCGGCGGACTTCGCGGCGCTCTCCTTTGATGCGGGCGATCTTCATTTCGTCGTAAGCGGTGGTTTGATGCCGCAGCCAGGCAATCACGGCTGCTTCGGCCCGCTGTTCGATCGGAATTCGCTCGGTGCGGGCAACGGTGCCACTCCCTACAGGCGTCGCATGGGCAGTGACGGCAGTCGCTAACTTTTCTGCAAGCGCGGAGTAGTAAGAAGAGAAGCCTAAGAACTGTAGCACCGCGCCGCGGAAGTCTTCGACGTACTCGCCATGCTTCTTCTCGCGCCGCGCAGCATCCGCTGCTTTCTTTTTGGCATGCGCCGGATCAGCCCGCTCAGCCGCCAGATCGGCGCGAATCTGCTCCACGGTGGCAGCAGGGCACCACATGCCGCGGGAGAATATTTTGCGGCCCCTTTTCTCTTGCACGCTCCATGTTGGACCAGCCAACTTCACCCGTCGCGTAAGGGCTGCATCGCCAGGCGGCAGGAGTATCCAATCGGCAGGTGCAGTCAGTATTTTTCCTTCGGCGGTGACGACGGTCCGCTCACTAGGACCGACGGCGACGGTGAGATTTTGATTGGGCATGAAGTGGCTGAAATGAATTCGGGTGAAGTGAATTTCCGGCGCAACAACCTGATTACAGCGGAAAGCCCGCGCGTCGGCTAGACTGTGGAACTTGCCCACACCTCTCGGGGAGAAATCAGATGCTGGTTCGCTGCAGTCGTTTGTTCTGTCTCGTTCTGCTGCTGGCTGCGGCCTTGCCCGTTCGCGGCGAAGAGCTGATCAAGCATTCGTTCTTTACTGCCGGCCCCACCTTCACGGGAATCATCGGCGAAGACGATGCCGAAGTCTGGAACGCCGGACGACCAGCTGCCCGCGATGGCTACGTCCTCGAGAACGGGAACGTGCTCGTCGCCTGGGCCGATGAAGTGGTCGAGTTCACCCGCGACAAGAAGGAAGTTGTCTTCCGTTACAAGCGGGCCGCCGAGAACAAAGAGATTGGCACTGCTGAACGACTGGCCGATGGCAAGACACTGATCACCGAGCTGGGTCCTAAGCCGCGGTTGCTGGAAGTTGATGGCGACGGCAAGATCAAGCTCGAGTTTCCCTTGCAGCCTGAAACCGACAACGCCCACATGCAAACGCGCATGGCTCGCAAGTTACCGAGCGGCAATTATCTGGTGCCGCATCTGCTCGCGTTCAAGGTGAAGGAATACACGCCGGAAGGAAAGATCGTCCGCGAACTGAAGACCGATCTCGATTCGCTCGGCGGCCGCGCGGCGAAAAACTGGCCCTTCACGGCGATTCAACTCGACAGCGGCAAGCTACTCGTCAATCTCACCAACGGCAACAAGACGGTCGAGCTCGACACCGAGGGGAACGTCGTCTGGCAGATCAGCAACGCCGACTTCCCGAAAGAACAGCCTTTTGCTGACCCTTGCGGCGGCCAGCGCTTGCCCAACGGCAACACCATCATCGCCAGCTACGGCTCCAAGGGCCCGATCAAAGCGTTCGAAGTCACTCCCAGCAAGAAGCTCGTCTGGACCTACACCGGCAAACATCGGATTCACGAGTTGCAGATTCTCACCACCAATGGCAAACCCATCGAAGGAAAACCGCTGAAGTAGCTTTCTTGTGTCGCCAGGGAACCAGCGCGAGTTTGATCGATGTCAGTAGTTGGCGAAACCTCTGAGTCCAGCAAAGTCGCCGGAAAACCTTTGCGACTTCGATTTTCGCTTCGCGCTTTGCTGGTGGCCACCACGCTATTTGCCTTCGCCCTGGGTTGGTTCGTGCGTGAGTATCGCCGATACGAGCGAGAGCGAGTGGCCGCGGCATTCTTTGCTGGCCACCCCAGCGTCAGCTTGTTTAATAGTCTGAGCCCACTTGGCGAGACTAATAATCAGCCGGTGATTGCGATTGGAGAAGTCCGTCACGGAAGAATCTATCGACCGATTGAGACGTTGTTTTGCGAAGGGAGAATCGAAGAAGAGTTCTCCAGCCATATGCAGCTTTTCACGAACCTCAAGAACATAGAGATTTATCAAGGGGAGTTCAGTTCCGAGAGCAACACCTTCGATCACCTTCCGGCGCTGCGGGAACTCTCGATCAAGCACAGCGACCTTCGCGACCGTCACCTCGGAAGCATTGCGACATTACCGAGCCTACGGAGTCTGCAGCTTCTGAAGTGTTCAATCTCGCCAGAAGGTGCGGAGAAACTCTCAACTCTTCAGAATCTCCACAACCTGATCCTCACGGATGCTCCAATTTCTGATGTTGCAATGGAGCGACTTTCAACATTTGCTCGGCTGGAAACTTTGGATCTACGGAACTGTACCTTTACTAGCGACTCAGCCGTGCATTTGGGGAAACTCTCGCGACTAAAGGTATTGGTGCTCAATTCGACGACGGCCGACGACCGCCTTCTCGAGTCGGCAGACTTTTCGCGTTTGGAGGTGCTCTCCCTCAATGACTGTCAAATCTCAGATCGCGGCCTCAAACAAGTAATCGCCGGCAGTCTTCGGCTGAAGTATCTCCTGTTGCGAAACACACGAGTTACTGATGAAGGTGTGGAGCAACTTCTGGATCTACCATGGTTGACGCACCTCGATCTGCGAGGAACAAGGATAACTCGGCAAGCACTTGCTACAGTAGAATCCCTCAAAGGCCGGGGCGTAGTTACTCTTGCCAACGTATTTCAAGTCCCGCCATAGCGCAACGATTCATGTCCATCATCAAGTGATCCCCATGAAACACCTCTCCGCGACATTAGTCCTCTTTCTCTCGATTACCTGCGCACCAATTGCCGCCGTCCCCGCGGCCGACGACCTCGCGCTACAGCCGCCATTGATCAATAAGTCCCCCGGCGCGGAGTACTCGCACGAGCAGCGAGACTATGCGATGACGATTGGCATCGAGCGGACGCCGAAGGGGCGGCTGTGGTCGTGCTGGGTTGCAGGGGGCGATAGTCACCTGGGTTACTTTGTGCTCGCGACGAGCGACGATAGCGGCAAGACTTGGACGCAGCCTCGCCTGGTGATCGACCCGACTGATGCGCCGAATGGTACGCCGCGGCGGACGCTGGTTGGCAACTTGTGGACCGATCCGACCGGCAAGTTGTGGTTGTTTTTTGATCAATCACTTGGGTATTACGACGGCCGCGCGGGAGCCTGGGCCATCACATGCGACAATCCCGATGCCGATCAGCCGACCTGGTCGGAACCGCGCCGCATCTGGCACGGCTGCACACTCAACAAGCCCACGGTGCTGAAGGACGGCACCTGGCTGATGCCCATTTCGCTCTGGCAACGGAGCCGGATCAGAACGCCCATCGCGGCGCTCAAGGGTGAAGCCGATCCGCAGGCGTTTGTGAAGACATTCACGGACGGTTTTCATGAACTGGACGAAGATCGCAAGGCTTGGCTCTTTGCTTCGAACGACGAAGGCAAGACCTGGACCAAGCGCGGCGGCACCGTGTTTCCCAAGTTCGATTTCGACGAACACATGACCGTCGAACTCAAGGACGGCAAGCTGTGGATGCTCGCGCGGACCGTCGATGGCATCGCTGAAACCTACTCCAGCGATCAGGGGCGAACCTGGACTGAACCCAAGGTGCGGTTTCCCAATATCAACGCCCGATTCTTTCTCCGACGGCTTTCGTCTGGAAATCTCCTGCTGGTGAAGCACGGCAACATGGATGAACGGACCGCCAAGCGGTCGCACTTACGGGCTTTCATCTCGAAAGACGATGGCCAGTCGTGGCAGGGTGGCCTTCTGCTCGAAGAGCGGACAGGCGTTTCCTATCCCGATGGCTTTCAAGCACCCGATGGCCGCATCTTTATTCAATACGATCGCGAGCGGGCCAAGGAGCGCGAGATCCTCTTTGCCGACTTCACCGAAGCCGATGTGCTCGCAGGCAAGCTGGTGAATGACAAGTCGCGGCTGCAGCGAATGGTCAGCAAGGCGACGGGCAATCTCAAAAAGGAAGAGCCGAAAGCACCAGCCAAGACTGAAGCAAAGCCCGAGACCAAACCGGCCGCGCCATCTTCGACCTTCGTACCGCCGCGCGGCACAGAAGGAAGTTCGGACAAGTGGGCGAAGCAAGCAGCGGAAGACGCCAAGCAGGATCGCAGTTCGATTCCCTACGACGGCATCACGCCGAACAAAATGGTCTGCGACACCACGCTGCGGCAACTGCCGGATGGCTCGTGGATTCTGTTCTTCCTCGCCGGCGGCGATACCGAACCATCGCCCAAGAACTACACCGCGATCAGTCGCAGCAATGACCAAGGGAAGACCTGGACCAAGGCCGAAGCGTTCGACACCA
Above is a window of Anatilimnocola aggregata DNA encoding:
- a CDS encoding sialidase family protein, giving the protein MKHLSATLVLFLSITCAPIAAVPAADDLALQPPLINKSPGAEYSHEQRDYAMTIGIERTPKGRLWSCWVAGGDSHLGYFVLATSDDSGKTWTQPRLVIDPTDAPNGTPRRTLVGNLWTDPTGKLWLFFDQSLGYYDGRAGAWAITCDNPDADQPTWSEPRRIWHGCTLNKPTVLKDGTWLMPISLWQRSRIRTPIAALKGEADPQAFVKTFTDGFHELDEDRKAWLFASNDEGKTWTKRGGTVFPKFDFDEHMTVELKDGKLWMLARTVDGIAETYSSDQGRTWTEPKVRFPNINARFFLRRLSSGNLLLVKHGNMDERTAKRSHLRAFISKDDGQSWQGGLLLEERTGVSYPDGFQAPDGRIFIQYDRERAKEREILFADFTEADVLAGKLVNDKSRLQRMVSKATGNLKKEEPKAPAKTEAKPETKPAAPSSTFVPPRGTEGSSDKWAKQAAEDAKQDRSSIPYDGITPNKMVCDTTLRQLPDGSWILFFLAGGDTEPSPKNYTAISRSNDQGKTWTKAEAFDTTFPREGKTIGQGPTELMIRGNECTLFFSTHSKHWNSDWQSWIMRSSDNCKTWTKPEAVPGRLAKRTFIRNHIVARDGRIIAPFQHYIGPNDQQEMPIHERKFTNPRNGVIISNDGGQTWSEHGNVALTDNDQYFGWAEANIAELSDGRIAMIIRADKLGGVLYYAESTDGGKTWPTMARKTDIPNPGSKATLYPLGGDKVAMLHNPNPGHRSPLSLWITFDGLKTWPYRRVLVPESSDGPKGRINYPDGFVSADEEWLHFAYDDNRHRAVHYSAKLPR